A region of Pseudorca crassidens isolate mPseCra1 chromosome 8, mPseCra1.hap1, whole genome shotgun sequence DNA encodes the following proteins:
- the RINT1 gene encoding RAD50-interacting protein 1 isoform X1 encodes MTLATLCCSENGDQRKNIKEKSDINIAAVVGNQPVCESTDNGDLPSYVAVFIEKEVGNDLKSLKKLDKLIEQMTESKMQLEEQVLTVSSEIPKRIQSALKNAEESKQFLNHFLEQESHLFSSINSHLLTAQPWIEDLGAMINQIEEIERHLAYLKWISQIEELSDNIQQYLMTNNVPEAASTLVSMAELDIKLQESSCTHLLGFMRATVKFWHKILKDKLTSDFEEILAQLHWPFIAPPQSQTVGISRPASAPEIYSNLETLFSQLLKLQTSDELLTETKQLPEKYSLPASPAVILPIQIMLTPLQKRFRYHFRGNRQTNVISKPEWYLAQVLMWIGNHTQFLDEKIQPILDKVGSSVNARLEFSRGLMMLVLEKLAADIPCLLYDDSLFCHLVDEVLLFERELHSVHGYPSTFANCMHILSEETCFQRWLTVERKFALQKMDSMLSSEAAWISQYKDITDVDEMKVPDCAETFMTLLLVITDRYKNLPTASRKLQFLELQKDLVDDFRIRLTQVMKEETRASLGFRYCAILNAVNYISTVLADWADNVFFLQLQQAALEVFAENNTLSKLQLGQLASMESSVFDDMINLLERLKHDMLTRQVDHVFREVKDAAKLYKKERWLSLPSQSEQAVMSLSSSACPLLLTLRDRLLQLEQQLCFSLFKIFWQMLVEKLDIYIYQEVSKSRLYVGL; translated from the exons ATgactcttgcaactctg TGCTGCTCTGAAAACGGTGACCAAAGGAAGAACATCAAGGAGAAAA GTGACATAAATATTGCAGCTGTCGTTGGAAACCAACCAGTCTGTGAAAGTACAGATAACGGTGATCTCCCTTCCTATGTGGCGGTATTTATAGAAAAGGAAGTCGGAAATGACCTTAAATCTTTAAAGAAACTTGATAAACTCATAGAACAGatgacagaaagtaaaatgcagTTAGAAGAACAG GTACTTACAGTTTCATCAGAAATCcctaaaagaattcagagtgcCTTAAAAAATGCAGAAGAATCAAAGCAATTCCTTAATCACTTTCTGGAGCAAGAAAGCCATCTCTTCAGTTCCATTAACAGCCATCTGCTGACTGCACAGCCCTGGATAGAAGATCTCGGAGCCATGATTAACCAAATAGAAGAGATTGAACGGCATCTTGCTTATCTTAAATGGATTTCACAAATTGAAGAACTCAG TGATAACATTCAGCAGTATCTGATGACCAATAATGTCCCAGAGGCAGCTTCTACTCTGGTCTCTATGGCAGAACTTGACATCAAGCTTCAGGAATCATCCTGTACTCATCTTCTTGGTTTCATGAGAGCCACTGTTAAATTCTGGCATAAAATTCTCAAGGACAAGCTTACAAG TGACTTTGAGGAAATTTTAGCACAGCTTCATTGGCCATTCATCGCACCCCCTCAGTCTCAAACTGTTGGCATAAGTCGACCAGCCAGTGCCCCTGAGATATACAGTAACTTGGAGACACTATTTTCTCAGCTCCTGAAACTACAAACCTC AGATGAATTACTTACTGAGACAAAACAACTTCCAGAAAAATACTCTCTTCCTGCATCCCCTGCTGTCATCCTGCCCATCCAGATTATGCTGACTCCCCTTCAAAAGAGGTTCAGGTATCACTTCAGAGGGAACCGACAAACTAATGTTATAAGCAAG CCCGAATGGTACTTGGCTCAGGTACTTATGTGGATTGGGAACCACACTCAGTTTCTGGATGAGAAGATTCAGCCAATATTAGACAAAGTAGGCTCTTCGGTAAATGCAAGG CTTGAATTTTCTCGGGGCCTTATGATGCTGGTTCTTGAAAAGTTAGCTGCTGATATTCCTTGTCTGCTCTATGATGACAGTCTCTTCTGTCATTTGGTGGATGAGGTGCTTTTGTTTGAAAGAGAACTACACAGCGTTCATGGCTATCCCAGCACTTTTGCTAATTGTATGCATATTCTGTCAGAAGAGACCTGTTTTCAGAGATGGTTGACTGTGGAGAGAAAAT TTGCTCTTCAAAAAATGGACTCAATGCTCTCGTCAGAAGCTGCCTGGATATCCCAATATAAGGATATCACTGATGTGGATGAGATGAAAGTTCCAGACTGTGCAGAGACGTTTATGACACTACTCTTGGTTATAACTG ACAGAtataaaaatcttcccacagcTTCCAGAAAGCTGCAGTTCCTGGAGTTACAGAAGGACTTAGTAGATGATTTTAGGATACGATTAACTCAGGTGATGAAAGAAGAGACTAGAGCTTCCCTTGGCTTTCGATATTGTGCAATTCTTAATGCCGTGAACTATATCTCAACAGTACTAGCAGACTGGGCTGACAATGTT ttctttctaCAACTTCAACAGGCAGCATTGGAAGTCTTTGCAGAGAATAACACTCTCAGTAAATTGCAGCTGGGGCAACTGGCCTCTATGGAGAGCTCTGTCTTTGATGACATGATTAACCTGTTAGAGCGTTTAAAGCATGACATGCTGACCCGGCAAGTAGATCATGTTTTTAGAGAAGTTAAAGATGCtgcaaaattgtataaaaaagaaag gTGGTTGTCCTTGCCGTCGCAGTCAGAGCAGGCAGTGATGTCCCTGTCCAGTTCGGCTTGCCCCTTACTGCTTACTTTACGAGACCGTTTACTGCAACTGGAGCAGCAGCTCTGCTTCTCCTTATTTAAAATCTTCTGGCAAATGCTTGTAGAGAAGCTGGACATATACATCTACCAAGAAGTAAGTAAGAGTAGACTGTATGTTGGGCTGTGA
- the RINT1 gene encoding RAD50-interacting protein 1 isoform X2, with translation MLLAGDFGKAPATRCCSENGDQRKNIKEKSDINIAAVVGNQPVCESTDNGDLPSYVAVFIEKEVGNDLKSLKKLDKLIEQMTESKMQLEEQVLTVSSEIPKRIQSALKNAEESKQFLNHFLEQESHLFSSINSHLLTAQPWIEDLGAMINQIEEIERHLAYLKWISQIEELSDNIQQYLMTNNVPEAASTLVSMAELDIKLQESSCTHLLGFMRATVKFWHKILKDKLTSDFEEILAQLHWPFIAPPQSQTVGISRPASAPEIYSNLETLFSQLLKLQTSDELLTETKQLPEKYSLPASPAVILPIQIMLTPLQKRFRYHFRGNRQTNVISKPEWYLAQVLMWIGNHTQFLDEKIQPILDKVGSSVNARLEFSRGLMMLVLEKLAADIPCLLYDDSLFCHLVDEVLLFERELHSVHGYPSTFANCMHILSEETCFQRWLTVERKFALQKMDSMLSSEAAWISQYKDITDVDEMKVPDCAETFMTLLLVITDRYKNLPTASRKLQFLELQKDLVDDFRIRLTQVMKEETRASLGFRYCAILNAVNYISTVLADWADNVFFLQLQQAALEVFAENNTLSKLQLGQLASMESSVFDDMINLLERLKHDMLTRQVDHVFREVKDAAKLYKKERWLSLPSQSEQAVMSLSSSACPLLLTLRDRLLQLEQQLCFSLFKIFWQMLVEKLDIYIYQEVSKSRLYVGL, from the exons ATGCTCCTGGCCGGCGATTTCGGCAAGGCGCCGGCAACCCGG TGCTGCTCTGAAAACGGTGACCAAAGGAAGAACATCAAGGAGAAAA GTGACATAAATATTGCAGCTGTCGTTGGAAACCAACCAGTCTGTGAAAGTACAGATAACGGTGATCTCCCTTCCTATGTGGCGGTATTTATAGAAAAGGAAGTCGGAAATGACCTTAAATCTTTAAAGAAACTTGATAAACTCATAGAACAGatgacagaaagtaaaatgcagTTAGAAGAACAG GTACTTACAGTTTCATCAGAAATCcctaaaagaattcagagtgcCTTAAAAAATGCAGAAGAATCAAAGCAATTCCTTAATCACTTTCTGGAGCAAGAAAGCCATCTCTTCAGTTCCATTAACAGCCATCTGCTGACTGCACAGCCCTGGATAGAAGATCTCGGAGCCATGATTAACCAAATAGAAGAGATTGAACGGCATCTTGCTTATCTTAAATGGATTTCACAAATTGAAGAACTCAG TGATAACATTCAGCAGTATCTGATGACCAATAATGTCCCAGAGGCAGCTTCTACTCTGGTCTCTATGGCAGAACTTGACATCAAGCTTCAGGAATCATCCTGTACTCATCTTCTTGGTTTCATGAGAGCCACTGTTAAATTCTGGCATAAAATTCTCAAGGACAAGCTTACAAG TGACTTTGAGGAAATTTTAGCACAGCTTCATTGGCCATTCATCGCACCCCCTCAGTCTCAAACTGTTGGCATAAGTCGACCAGCCAGTGCCCCTGAGATATACAGTAACTTGGAGACACTATTTTCTCAGCTCCTGAAACTACAAACCTC AGATGAATTACTTACTGAGACAAAACAACTTCCAGAAAAATACTCTCTTCCTGCATCCCCTGCTGTCATCCTGCCCATCCAGATTATGCTGACTCCCCTTCAAAAGAGGTTCAGGTATCACTTCAGAGGGAACCGACAAACTAATGTTATAAGCAAG CCCGAATGGTACTTGGCTCAGGTACTTATGTGGATTGGGAACCACACTCAGTTTCTGGATGAGAAGATTCAGCCAATATTAGACAAAGTAGGCTCTTCGGTAAATGCAAGG CTTGAATTTTCTCGGGGCCTTATGATGCTGGTTCTTGAAAAGTTAGCTGCTGATATTCCTTGTCTGCTCTATGATGACAGTCTCTTCTGTCATTTGGTGGATGAGGTGCTTTTGTTTGAAAGAGAACTACACAGCGTTCATGGCTATCCCAGCACTTTTGCTAATTGTATGCATATTCTGTCAGAAGAGACCTGTTTTCAGAGATGGTTGACTGTGGAGAGAAAAT TTGCTCTTCAAAAAATGGACTCAATGCTCTCGTCAGAAGCTGCCTGGATATCCCAATATAAGGATATCACTGATGTGGATGAGATGAAAGTTCCAGACTGTGCAGAGACGTTTATGACACTACTCTTGGTTATAACTG ACAGAtataaaaatcttcccacagcTTCCAGAAAGCTGCAGTTCCTGGAGTTACAGAAGGACTTAGTAGATGATTTTAGGATACGATTAACTCAGGTGATGAAAGAAGAGACTAGAGCTTCCCTTGGCTTTCGATATTGTGCAATTCTTAATGCCGTGAACTATATCTCAACAGTACTAGCAGACTGGGCTGACAATGTT ttctttctaCAACTTCAACAGGCAGCATTGGAAGTCTTTGCAGAGAATAACACTCTCAGTAAATTGCAGCTGGGGCAACTGGCCTCTATGGAGAGCTCTGTCTTTGATGACATGATTAACCTGTTAGAGCGTTTAAAGCATGACATGCTGACCCGGCAAGTAGATCATGTTTTTAGAGAAGTTAAAGATGCtgcaaaattgtataaaaaagaaag gTGGTTGTCCTTGCCGTCGCAGTCAGAGCAGGCAGTGATGTCCCTGTCCAGTTCGGCTTGCCCCTTACTGCTTACTTTACGAGACCGTTTACTGCAACTGGAGCAGCAGCTCTGCTTCTCCTTATTTAAAATCTTCTGGCAAATGCTTGTAGAGAAGCTGGACATATACATCTACCAAGAAGTAAGTAAGAGTAGACTGTATGTTGGGCTGTGA
- the PUS7 gene encoding pseudouridylate synthase 7 homolog isoform X7: protein MAVTLRGRLATSQFGAMEAKSSRELQARNYLEKHRIMELLTYLTSALLFSRPEKPREYLISILEQLRTAKVSGMAFPFFMDNSNITAMFQMLDSSNKGSISFIQYKEALKTLGLCTADEVLKDDGHGITCEKFMLEVNKKTQEICGKTKGKDSESYRSAAELLLLH from the exons ATGGCCGTGACGCTGCGTGGTCGCCTAGCAACGTCCCAATTCGGAGCGATGGAGGCCAAGAGCAGCAGGGAGCTCCAAGCCAGGAATTATTTGGAAAAACATCGGATTATGGAGTTGCTGACCTATCTCACCAGCGCCCTCCTCTTTTCCCGGCCGG AAAAACCAAGAGAGTATTTAATATCTATATTGGAACAGCTGAGAACTGCCAAAGTATCAGGCATGGCTTTCCCTTTCTTTATGGATAACTCTAACATTACAGCCATGTTTCAGATGCTGGACTCCTCGAATAAAGGATCCATATCATTTATACAATATAAAGAAG CCCTAAAAACCCTGGGTCTGTGTACTGCAGATGAAGTTTTAAAAGATGATGGACATGGAATAACTTGTGAAAAATTCATGCTTGAAgt gaaCAAGAAGACTCAGGAAATATG tgggaaaacaaagggaaaagatTCCGAGTCATATCGAAGTGCAGCTGAGCTGCTCCTCCTTCATTGA
- the PUS7 gene encoding pseudouridylate synthase 7 homolog isoform X6 — MAVTLRGRLATSQFGAMEAKSSRELQARNYLEKHRIMELLTYLTSALLFSRPALKTLGLCTADEVLKDDGHGITCEKFMLEVNKKTQEIWSAF; from the exons ATGGCCGTGACGCTGCGTGGTCGCCTAGCAACGTCCCAATTCGGAGCGATGGAGGCCAAGAGCAGCAGGGAGCTCCAAGCCAGGAATTATTTGGAAAAACATCGGATTATGGAGTTGCTGACCTATCTCACCAGCGCCCTCCTCTTTTCCCGGCCGG CCCTAAAAACCCTGGGTCTGTGTACTGCAGATGAAGTTTTAAAAGATGATGGACATGGAATAACTTGTGAAAAATTCATGCTTGAAgt gaaCAAGAAGACTCAGGAAATATGGTCAGCATTTTAA
- the PUS7 gene encoding pseudouridylate synthase 7 homolog isoform X5, whose protein sequence is MAVTLRGRLATSQFGAMEAKSSRELQARNYLEKHRIMELLTYLTSALLFSRPEKPREYLISILEQLRTAKVSGMAFPFFMDNSNITAMFQMLDSSNKGSISFIQYKEALKTLGLCTADEVLKDDGHGITCEKFMLEVNKKTQEIWSAF, encoded by the exons ATGGCCGTGACGCTGCGTGGTCGCCTAGCAACGTCCCAATTCGGAGCGATGGAGGCCAAGAGCAGCAGGGAGCTCCAAGCCAGGAATTATTTGGAAAAACATCGGATTATGGAGTTGCTGACCTATCTCACCAGCGCCCTCCTCTTTTCCCGGCCGG AAAAACCAAGAGAGTATTTAATATCTATATTGGAACAGCTGAGAACTGCCAAAGTATCAGGCATGGCTTTCCCTTTCTTTATGGATAACTCTAACATTACAGCCATGTTTCAGATGCTGGACTCCTCGAATAAAGGATCCATATCATTTATACAATATAAAGAAG CCCTAAAAACCCTGGGTCTGTGTACTGCAGATGAAGTTTTAAAAGATGATGGACATGGAATAACTTGTGAAAAATTCATGCTTGAAgt gaaCAAGAAGACTCAGGAAATATGGTCAGCATTTTAA